A DNA window from Gillisia sp. Hel1_33_143 contains the following coding sequences:
- a CDS encoding PLDc N-terminal domain-containing protein, whose product MNIIVIVLLLITSMLWVWAFWDIISYTGESSSLKWLWIAGIVVFPIIGSLLYFNTKNKIKGFKTRKFEPKFNNNVVP is encoded by the coding sequence ATGAATATTATAGTTATTGTTTTATTGCTAATAACTTCCATGCTATGGGTCTGGGCTTTTTGGGATATTATCTCCTATACCGGAGAGAGTTCCAGTTTAAAATGGTTATGGATTGCTGGGATTGTAGTATTTCCAATTATCGGATCCCTGTTATATTTTAATACAAAGAATAAGATAAAAGGTTTTAAAACTAGAAAATTTGAACCTAAATTCAATAATAACGTAGTGCCTTAA
- a CDS encoding DinB family protein gives MKNYKFKFSFIILLLVSSISTQAQNYIKAPKGFTPQVGNLVSMLEDLKERITQSVEDMDTNAVDYLLDDKANSVGAMIMHLVATEKYYQELTFENRTFTEEEAAVWMMPLRLGEDAQNQIQGKPIKYYLKEWDSMRKQTLKLLKEKDDTWLNSKLGKADMNNHWAWYHVMEHQANHMGQIRLILKRAPQE, from the coding sequence ATGAAAAATTATAAGTTTAAATTCTCATTTATAATCTTATTATTGGTGAGCAGTATATCCACACAAGCACAGAATTATATCAAAGCCCCTAAAGGTTTTACACCTCAGGTGGGAAATTTGGTTTCTATGCTGGAAGATCTTAAGGAGAGAATTACGCAAAGCGTAGAGGATATGGATACAAATGCAGTAGATTATTTATTAGATGATAAAGCAAATAGCGTTGGGGCTATGATCATGCATTTGGTGGCTACAGAAAAGTATTATCAGGAACTTACTTTTGAAAATAGAACTTTTACAGAGGAAGAAGCAGCAGTTTGGATGATGCCATTGAGACTTGGAGAAGATGCTCAAAATCAAATTCAAGGAAAACCTATTAAATATTATCTTAAAGAATGGGATAGTATGCGTAAGCAAACCCTTAAATTATTAAAAGAAAAGGATGATACTTGGCTCAATTCAAAATTGGGGAAAGCAGATATGAACAATCATTGGGCATGGTACCATGTAATGGAGCATCAAGCAAATCATATGGGACAAATAAGATTGATCCTTAAAAGAGCGCCTCAAGAGTAA
- a CDS encoding diacylglycerol kinase, translated as MRDSYLGKRIRGGGYAIKGAWILLKSEHSIQVQFFMGIGIIIAGIYFDITKTEWLFQIFAIGLVLSVEGLNTAVEGIADFVHPDIHTKIGYIKDVAAGAVLFSAITAFVIACIIYLPYIFPDVNW; from the coding sequence ATGAGGGATTCATACCTCGGAAAAAGAATAAGAGGAGGCGGTTATGCTATAAAAGGTGCATGGATACTATTAAAAAGTGAACATAGCATTCAAGTACAATTCTTTATGGGAATTGGAATTATCATTGCCGGAATTTATTTTGACATTACAAAAACAGAATGGTTGTTTCAGATCTTTGCTATAGGATTAGTGCTTAGCGTTGAAGGTTTGAATACCGCAGTAGAGGGAATTGCAGATTTTGTACATCCCGATATTCATACAAAAATTGGTTACATTAAAGATGTAGCCGCAGGAGCAGTATTATTTTCAGCAATAACAGCTTTTGTTATAGCCTGCATAATTTATCTACCATACATCTTTCCAGATGTGAATTGGTAA
- the tpx gene encoding thiol peroxidase, which yields MSQITLKEHKINTYGSLPEMGEKAPHFELVKSDLSSTTLKDFKGKRLILNIFPSIDTNVCATSVRNFNERAAKLNNTEILCISRDLPFAQKRFVDDEGLNNVTNLSDFRQGDFGKDYGVEMIDGPMHGLLSRAVVVLDEEGVVMHSQQVPEISQEPDYLSALKTLL from the coding sequence ATGTCACAGATAACCTTAAAAGAACACAAAATTAATACCTACGGAAGTTTACCGGAAATGGGAGAAAAAGCACCACATTTTGAACTTGTGAAAAGCGATCTTTCATCTACAACGCTTAAAGATTTTAAAGGAAAAAGACTTATTCTGAATATTTTCCCTAGTATAGATACTAATGTTTGTGCAACTTCTGTTAGAAATTTTAATGAGCGTGCAGCAAAATTGAATAACACCGAAATCTTATGTATCTCTAGAGATCTTCCTTTTGCTCAAAAACGTTTTGTAGATGATGAAGGTTTGAATAATGTGACCAATTTATCTGATTTTAGACAAGGGGATTTTGGAAAAGATTACGGTGTAGAAATGATAGATGGACCTATGCATGGATTATTATCTAGAGCTGTAGTAGTATTAGATGAAGAAGGTGTTGTAATGCATAGTCAACAAGTACCAGAGATTTCTCAAGAGCCAGATTATCTATCTGCATTAAAAACTTTATTATAA
- a CDS encoding DUF6952 family protein — MKLPVIKHLQRNNDAEKLQNTIDVLESFTEHRSVSDQEMDIIGELLTNLCGAVEVHKMIDSGDSEMDAANNFVKKVMGSIDR, encoded by the coding sequence ATGAAGTTGCCAGTAATTAAGCATTTGCAACGTAATAACGATGCAGAAAAACTTCAGAACACTATAGACGTTTTGGAGAGTTTTACAGAACATAGATCTGTTTCTGATCAGGAGATGGATATAATTGGTGAGCTACTTACCAATCTATGCGGAGCTGTTGAAGTACACAAAATGATAGATAGCGGCGATTCTGAAATGGATGCAGCAAACAATTTTGTGAAGAAGGTTATGGGGTCAATAGATCGTTAA
- a CDS encoding thioredoxin family protein, with translation MVKELEQDNLNEVVANNQTVVVQYMAGWCGNCRVMKPKFKKLAGENEGSTFLLVDAEKFPESRKMAKVDNLPTFATFKNGSLVNQVQTNKFELLKDLVDEVASN, from the coding sequence ATGGTTAAGGAATTAGAACAAGATAATTTGAATGAAGTTGTTGCAAACAACCAGACTGTTGTGGTTCAATACATGGCTGGATGGTGTGGAAACTGTCGCGTTATGAAACCTAAATTTAAGAAACTGGCAGGAGAGAATGAAGGTTCTACTTTCTTATTGGTAGATGCTGAAAAGTTTCCAGAGTCTCGTAAAATGGCTAAAGTAGATAACTTACCCACGTTTGCGACTTTTAAGAACGGAAGTTTAGTAAATCAAGTACAAACTAATAAGTTTGAACTTTTAAAAGATCTAGTAGATGAAGTTGCCAGTAATTAA
- a CDS encoding peroxiredoxin: protein MALVGRKFPNLSVNAMNEMGDTFKLNILEEAQKNKKKVLLFWYPKDFTFVCPTELHAFQASLKEFEKRNVMVVGASCDTPEVHFAWLNTAKDNGGIEGVTYPILADSNRNLSSQLGILDISNEQYDEETGAVTVEGDNVTYRATYLIDEDGKIFHEAVNDMPLGRNVNEFIRLVDAYTHVQEKGEVCPANWEEGKEAMNADREGVASYLSLN from the coding sequence ATGGCTTTAGTAGGAAGAAAATTCCCGAATTTAAGTGTAAACGCAATGAATGAAATGGGCGATACCTTCAAGTTGAACATCCTTGAAGAAGCTCAAAAAAATAAGAAAAAAGTTTTATTATTCTGGTACCCAAAAGATTTCACTTTTGTTTGTCCAACAGAATTACACGCTTTTCAAGCTTCTTTAAAAGAATTTGAAAAGAGAAATGTAATGGTTGTAGGAGCATCATGTGATACTCCAGAAGTACATTTCGCATGGTTAAATACTGCAAAAGATAATGGAGGAATTGAAGGTGTAACATACCCAATACTTGCAGATTCTAATAGAAACTTAAGTTCACAACTAGGAATCTTAGATATTTCTAACGAACAGTATGATGAAGAAACTGGTGCTGTAACTGTAGAAGGTGATAACGTAACATACCGTGCAACCTATCTAATTGATGAAGATGGAAAGATCTTTCATGAAGCGGTGAATGATATGCCACTTGGGAGAAATGTAAATGAATTTATACGTTTGGTAGATGCTTATACGCACGTACAGGAAAAAGGTGAAGTATGTCCTGCAAACTGGGAAGAAGGAAAAGAAGCAATGAATGCAGATCGTGAAGGTGTGGCTTCGTACCTAAGTTTAAACTAA
- the nhaC gene encoding Na+/H+ antiporter NhaC, whose protein sequence is MEDQSKTSKNDPVIINKELSIGEALIPVFALIGMLAFNVYVFGDDALSGSNQFILLLGGAVAAIVGISNKVKFDKMIDEVSNNIQSTAGAILILLMVGALAGTWMMSGIIPTMIYYGLQILNPTIFLPACVVICSIISVATGSSWTTSATVGIALIGIANALGISPGMTAGAILSGAYFGDKISPLSDTTNLAPAMAGTDLFTHIKYMLYTTVPTVVVTLIIFIIIGLNIDVSGNTDTSAILSSIDSSFYITPWLFLVPAIVIFLIVKKTSPLIALLIGTLLGAVAAIIFQPEIIRQISGADNLDFVSGYKGIMQAITVDTSVVTDNENLNDLFSSGGMAGMLDTIWLILCAMVFGGIMEAIGALSRISAALLNLFHTTFGLFASTVISCLALNATASDQYLAIVVPGKMFAKAYREKGLAPENLSRTLEDSGTVTSVLVPWNTCGAYHSGVLGVPTLSYAGYAFFNYLSPFMTLLFAAFSIKIRQIASTAKTA, encoded by the coding sequence ATGGAAGACCAGAGCAAAACCTCGAAAAATGACCCTGTAATTATCAATAAAGAACTTAGTATAGGAGAAGCATTGATCCCGGTATTTGCTTTAATTGGGATGCTTGCTTTTAATGTTTATGTATTTGGAGATGATGCCTTAAGCGGCTCAAATCAGTTCATTTTATTATTGGGAGGTGCGGTTGCAGCAATAGTTGGAATTTCGAATAAAGTGAAATTTGACAAGATGATAGATGAAGTATCCAACAACATTCAAAGTACTGCCGGTGCCATCCTAATCTTACTTATGGTAGGTGCTCTAGCAGGAACATGGATGATGAGTGGTATTATTCCAACTATGATCTATTACGGACTTCAGATCTTGAATCCTACAATATTTTTACCTGCCTGCGTAGTAATCTGTTCTATTATATCTGTGGCTACAGGAAGTAGCTGGACAACCTCTGCTACTGTAGGTATAGCTCTTATTGGTATTGCAAATGCACTTGGAATTTCTCCGGGAATGACTGCTGGTGCCATCTTATCTGGTGCCTACTTTGGAGATAAGATCTCCCCATTAAGCGATACTACCAATCTAGCTCCCGCAATGGCAGGAACAGATCTTTTTACACACATTAAATACATGTTATACACTACGGTTCCAACCGTGGTAGTAACTCTTATCATTTTTATTATAATTGGTTTGAATATAGACGTTTCTGGTAATACAGATACTTCAGCAATACTTAGCAGCATAGATTCGTCTTTTTATATCACCCCTTGGTTATTTTTAGTTCCGGCAATTGTTATTTTTCTTATCGTTAAAAAAACATCCCCTCTTATAGCATTACTTATAGGAACATTACTGGGAGCTGTAGCAGCTATTATCTTTCAGCCAGAAATCATTAGACAGATCTCTGGAGCAGATAATCTAGATTTTGTTTCAGGATATAAAGGTATCATGCAGGCAATTACAGTAGATACCTCTGTGGTTACAGATAACGAAAATTTAAACGACCTATTCTCTTCTGGAGGTATGGCTGGAATGTTAGATACCATTTGGTTGATTCTTTGTGCTATGGTATTTGGCGGAATAATGGAAGCCATTGGTGCTTTGTCTAGAATTAGTGCTGCACTCTTAAATCTTTTTCACACCACCTTCGGACTTTTTGCAAGTACCGTTATTAGTTGTTTAGCACTAAATGCAACAGCTTCCGATCAATACCTTGCTATTGTGGTTCCAGGAAAGATGTTCGCAAAGGCTTACAGAGAGAAAGGCTTGGCACCAGAAAACTTAAGTAGAACCTTAGAAGATTCTGGTACGGTAACTTCTGTGTTGGTGCCATGGAATACTTGTGGAGCCTATCATAGTGGAGTGCTAGGTGTCCCTACCCTATCTTATGCAGGGTATGCCTTCTTTAACTATTTAAGTCCGTTTATGACCTTATTATTTGCTGCATTCAGTATTAAAATAAGACAGATCGCTTCTACTGCAAAAACAGCTTAA
- a CDS encoding aminotransferase class I/II-fold pyridoxal phosphate-dependent enzyme: MKYKPADHIQDLQYFGEFGGVNPSISDSSTYTFLSAKTMFDTFEGNADGCYLYSRHSSPSNLYLGEALAAMEGTETANVAASGMGAITSAILQLCKAGDHIVSSRTIYGGTYAFLKNFTPGFNIQTSFVDITKLDVVEAAITKDTKVIFCESVSNPLLEVADIAGLSKISKKHGLVLIVDNTFSPLSITPGELGADVIIHSLTKFINGSSDTVGGVTCGTQDFINALRSVNDGANMLLGPTMDSMRSASILKNMRTLHIRMKQHSKNAMFLAHKFQEDGFRTVYPGLPSHPSHELYKTMMNPDYGFGGMLTIDVGSIDKANELMELMQERNLGYLAVSLGFYKTLFSAPGSSTSSEIPLEEQKEMGLSDGLIRFSIGLDNDIERTYQMMRKCMKEVGLLKTEHA, translated from the coding sequence ATGAAATATAAACCTGCAGATCATATACAAGACCTTCAATATTTTGGAGAATTTGGTGGAGTGAATCCTTCCATTTCAGACTCATCTACTTATACCTTCCTTTCGGCAAAGACTATGTTCGACACCTTTGAAGGAAATGCAGATGGTTGTTATTTATATTCCAGACACTCTTCTCCTTCCAATTTATATTTAGGTGAAGCTTTAGCTGCTATGGAAGGTACAGAAACTGCAAATGTTGCTGCTTCTGGAATGGGCGCTATTACCTCTGCAATTTTACAATTATGCAAAGCAGGAGATCACATAGTTTCCAGTAGAACTATATATGGAGGTACTTATGCCTTTTTAAAGAACTTTACTCCGGGTTTCAACATTCAAACTTCTTTTGTAGACATCACCAAACTAGATGTTGTTGAAGCTGCTATTACAAAAGATACAAAAGTGATATTCTGTGAATCTGTAAGTAACCCATTATTAGAAGTTGCCGATATTGCGGGACTTTCTAAGATCTCGAAAAAACACGGATTAGTATTAATAGTTGATAATACCTTCTCTCCTCTTTCTATTACTCCGGGAGAATTAGGTGCAGATGTAATTATACACAGTTTAACCAAATTCATCAATGGTAGTAGTGATACCGTAGGTGGAGTAACCTGTGGAACTCAAGATTTTATCAATGCGCTTAGAAGTGTGAACGATGGAGCTAATATGCTATTAGGACCAACAATGGATAGTATGCGCTCTGCTTCAATTTTGAAAAACATGAGAACGCTTCATATCCGTATGAAACAACACAGCAAGAACGCAATGTTCTTGGCACATAAATTTCAAGAAGATGGTTTTAGAACGGTTTATCCGGGATTGCCATCTCACCCAAGTCATGAGTTATATAAAACCATGATGAATCCCGATTACGGTTTTGGAGGAATGTTAACCATAGATGTTGGCAGTATAGATAAAGCCAATGAATTAATGGAATTAATGCAAGAACGCAATTTAGGATACTTGGCTGTAAGTCTTGGATTCTATAAAACCTTGTTTAGTGCTCCGGGAAGTTCAACTTCTTCTGAAATTCCGTTAGAAGAACAAAAAGAAATGGGCTTAAGCGATGGGTTGATACGATTTTCTATAGGATTAGATAATGATATTGAAAGAACGTATCAGATGATGAGAAAATGCATGAAAGAGGTTGGTCTTTTAAAAACCGAACATGCATAA
- a CDS encoding Lrp/AsnC family transcriptional regulator, whose product MKLDPIDKKILQHLQLDSKITNKELSNNLNLSVTAIFERIKRLEKNDVISKYVALINPAGVEKSFMVFCQIKLIQHTKSYMLKFEAEVEKLPEVLECYHVSGEYDYILKILVRDMEAYREFMVTKLTALEHIGSTQSTFIISPVKSTTAIPV is encoded by the coding sequence ATGAAATTAGATCCTATAGATAAAAAGATCCTTCAGCATTTACAATTAGATAGTAAGATCACTAACAAGGAGCTCTCCAACAATCTCAATCTCTCTGTTACTGCTATTTTTGAAAGGATTAAGAGGTTAGAGAAAAATGACGTAATTTCAAAATACGTGGCGCTTATAAATCCGGCAGGAGTAGAGAAGAGTTTTATGGTTTTCTGCCAGATAAAACTCATTCAGCATACCAAATCTTATATGTTGAAATTTGAAGCCGAGGTGGAGAAACTTCCCGAAGTTTTAGAATGTTATCATGTAAGTGGAGAGTATGATTATATCTTAAAGATCTTGGTGAGAGATATGGAAGCATACCGAGAATTTATGGTGACAAAACTTACCGCTTTGGAGCATATTGGGAGTACACAGAGTACTTTTATTATAAGTCCGGTAAAAAGTACAACGGCCATTCCTGTATAG
- the lpdA gene encoding dihydrolipoyl dehydrogenase — translation MSTYDVVIIGSGPGGYVAAIRCAQLGLKTAIIEKYSTLGGTCLNVGCIPSKALLDSSHHYDDAVKHFEEHGIDIPGEIKVNLEQMMKRKSAVVQQTCDGVKFLMDKNKVDVFEGIGSFKDATHINIDKTEGENETIEAKNVIIATGSKPSTLPFIKIDKERIITSTEALKLKEIPKKLVVIGGGVIGLELGQVYSRLGSEVTVVEYMDRIIPTMDSALSRELNKVLKKQGMNINVSHKVKSVERNGDEVIVKADDKKGNEVEFTADYCLVSVGRRPFTDGLNADAAGVEIGERGMISVNDHLQTNVKNIYAIGDVVRGAMLAHKAEEEGTMVAELIAGQKPHIDYNLIPGVVYTWPEVAAVGKTEEELKEAGVDYKEGKFPMRALGRSRASGDTDGLVKILTDAKTDEVLGVHMIGARVADLITEAVTAMEFRASAEDIARMSHAHPTYAEAVKEAAMAANDRAMHI, via the coding sequence ATGAGTACATATGATGTAGTAATTATTGGATCTGGTCCCGGTGGATACGTGGCTGCCATACGCTGCGCACAACTAGGATTAAAAACTGCGATCATTGAAAAATATTCTACCCTTGGTGGAACTTGTTTAAATGTAGGATGCATTCCAAGTAAAGCTTTACTGGATTCTTCTCACCACTACGACGATGCTGTAAAGCATTTTGAAGAGCATGGTATAGATATTCCAGGAGAGATAAAAGTGAATTTAGAGCAGATGATGAAAAGAAAATCTGCTGTGGTTCAACAAACTTGTGATGGGGTAAAATTTCTGATGGATAAAAATAAAGTTGATGTTTTTGAAGGGATTGGATCTTTTAAAGATGCTACCCACATTAACATTGATAAAACGGAAGGTGAAAATGAAACTATTGAAGCTAAGAATGTAATTATAGCTACAGGTTCTAAGCCTTCAACGTTACCTTTTATCAAAATAGATAAAGAAAGAATCATTACTTCTACCGAAGCTTTAAAACTGAAAGAGATCCCTAAGAAATTAGTGGTTATTGGAGGTGGAGTTATCGGGTTGGAACTTGGGCAGGTGTATAGCCGTTTAGGTTCAGAAGTTACTGTGGTAGAATATATGGATAGAATTATTCCTACTATGGATTCTGCACTTTCAAGAGAACTGAATAAAGTTCTTAAGAAACAAGGAATGAACATCAATGTAAGTCACAAAGTAAAATCTGTAGAGCGCAATGGCGATGAGGTTATTGTGAAGGCTGATGATAAAAAAGGAAATGAAGTTGAATTTACTGCAGATTACTGTTTGGTTTCTGTAGGAAGAAGACCATTTACAGATGGATTAAATGCCGATGCTGCCGGAGTTGAAATTGGAGAGCGTGGAATGATCTCTGTGAACGATCATTTACAAACCAATGTAAAGAATATCTATGCGATTGGTGATGTTGTAAGAGGAGCAATGTTAGCTCACAAAGCGGAAGAGGAAGGAACTATGGTTGCTGAATTGATCGCGGGACAAAAACCACATATAGATTATAACCTTATTCCCGGAGTTGTTTATACATGGCCAGAAGTTGCTGCAGTTGGTAAAACTGAAGAAGAACTTAAGGAAGCTGGTGTAGATTATAAAGAAGGAAAATTCCCAATGAGAGCTTTAGGTAGATCTCGTGCTAGTGGAGATACCGACGGATTGGTAAAAATATTAACAGATGCTAAGACCGATGAGGTTTTAGGAGTTCATATGATTGGAGCTCGTGTTGCCGATCTTATCACGGAAGCTGTAACTGCAATGGAATTTAGAGCGTCTGCTGAAGATATTGCAAGAATGAGTCATGCACATCCAACGTATGCTGAAGCTGTAAAAGAAGCTGCCATGGCAGCCAATGATAGAGCAATGCACATCTAG
- a CDS encoding LytR/AlgR family response regulator transcription factor: MNDKIRCLLVDDEPMAIDILKTHLSKIKKVNIVGTCNNATEAFNLISIEQIDLIFLDINMPGISGISFAKTINSSIKIIFTTAYREYAVDGFDLHAVDYLLKPISYERLLDAITNYSNVHQKSSSQILENEEALRFIFIRVDRRMVKLIFEDILYIESLSDYLKIHLQNKEVLVVRETITNISEKLPSQEFLRIHRSFIINTSKIDSYNNEEILIEGRSLPLSRSYKEQVLNYLNNFQ; the protein is encoded by the coding sequence ATGAACGATAAAATTCGCTGTTTATTGGTTGATGATGAGCCTATGGCAATCGATATTTTAAAAACACATCTTTCGAAGATCAAAAAAGTGAATATTGTTGGCACTTGCAACAATGCTACGGAGGCATTTAATCTTATTAGTATCGAACAAATAGATCTAATCTTCCTTGATATCAATATGCCTGGCATCTCCGGAATTTCATTCGCCAAGACCATCAATTCATCAATTAAAATAATTTTCACCACCGCTTATAGAGAATATGCTGTAGATGGTTTTGATCTTCACGCAGTAGATTATCTTTTAAAACCCATTTCTTACGAGCGATTACTGGATGCCATAACCAATTATTCAAACGTCCACCAAAAGTCTTCTTCCCAAATTTTAGAAAATGAAGAAGCATTACGTTTTATTTTTATTCGGGTAGATCGAAGAATGGTAAAACTTATATTTGAAGATATCCTTTATATTGAAAGTCTAAGCGATTATCTAAAGATCCATCTTCAGAATAAAGAAGTTCTAGTTGTAAGAGAAACTATTACGAACATTTCTGAAAAACTGCCTTCACAAGAATTTTTGAGGATCCATAGATCTTTTATTATTAATACTTCTAAGATTGATTCGTACAATAATGAAGAAATTTTAATTGAAGGGAGATCATTACCTTTAAGTAGGAGTTATAAAGAGCAAGTACTCAATTATCTAAATAATTTCCAATAA
- a CDS encoding sensor histidine kinase: MDLAGKFPISKSVFFIIIAVYIVVLIACAFTLLKNYYVTLSDNKELKNSILQGELQIKEQQLKYLKMQIHPHFLFNTLNTLYAFALHKNEKTPEMILQLSNLLDYIIYQTQKPHVFLADEIKHLQDFIEMEKNRFQDKLYINFTTKGISEYTQIPPMLFLPFLENSFKHGKDESGNLKIDMKLIQDKTDLFFEIINSKSSKEMQETSIENEKGIGLENVKQRLDLLFKNKHTLKIDDKPAQFKVNLKLQLTEK; encoded by the coding sequence ATGGATCTTGCCGGTAAATTTCCAATTTCCAAAAGTGTCTTTTTTATTATTATCGCTGTATATATAGTAGTTCTAATAGCTTGTGCCTTTACCCTACTTAAGAATTATTACGTTACACTTTCTGATAATAAAGAATTGAAAAATTCAATTTTGCAGGGAGAGTTGCAGATAAAAGAGCAGCAACTGAAATATCTAAAAATGCAGATCCATCCTCATTTTTTGTTCAACACCTTGAACACCTTGTATGCTTTTGCATTGCATAAAAATGAAAAAACACCCGAGATGATCCTACAATTATCCAATTTGCTAGATTACATTATATATCAAACTCAAAAGCCTCATGTTTTTCTAGCTGATGAAATTAAACACCTGCAAGATTTTATTGAAATGGAAAAGAACCGGTTTCAAGATAAATTATATATAAATTTTACTACCAAAGGAATCTCAGAATACACGCAAATTCCGCCGATGTTGTTTCTACCATTTTTGGAAAATAGCTTTAAACACGGCAAAGATGAAAGCGGTAATCTTAAAATTGACATGAAGCTTATTCAGGATAAAACCGATCTGTTTTTCGAAATTATAAATTCCAAAAGTTCTAAAGAAATGCAAGAAACATCTATAGAAAATGAGAAAGGCATCGGGTTGGAGAATGTAAAGCAGCGGCTGGATCTTTTGTTTAAAAATAAGCATACCTTGAAGATCGATGACAAGCCAGCGCAGTTTAAAGTTAATTTGAAACTTCAATTAACAGAAAAATAA
- a CDS encoding MotA/TolQ/ExbB proton channel family protein produces MLSLKLVMFFKSTVFLSVVGDRMAEGGILPMSLILISFLLMIFLIFKASVKLRSDYFSFKKYVSLVNQIALLALVIGLFTQLIGLIQVFDAFESLDNVNAASFAGGIKVALLAPLFGWLVFLIGRIATFILTWIYKDNEAEARVA; encoded by the coding sequence ATGTTAAGTCTTAAATTAGTTATGTTTTTTAAAAGCACCGTTTTTCTTTCAGTAGTTGGTGATAGAATGGCGGAAGGGGGAATTTTACCTATGAGTCTTATCTTAATTAGTTTTTTACTAATGATTTTTCTAATTTTCAAAGCCTCAGTAAAACTAAGATCTGATTATTTCAGCTTTAAGAAATACGTCTCCTTAGTTAATCAAATTGCATTGTTAGCATTGGTCATTGGTTTATTTACGCAGCTAATAGGATTAATTCAGGTGTTTGATGCTTTCGAAAGCCTTGATAATGTAAACGCGGCCTCATTTGCCGGTGGAATTAAAGTCGCATTATTGGCTCCACTTTTTGGTTGGTTAGTATTCTTAATTGGAAGGATTGCAACTTTTATTCTAACTTGGATCTACAAGGATAATGAAGCGGAAGCCAGAGTTGCATAA
- a CDS encoding aldose 1-epimerase family protein, with protein MYSLENKKLSLKVKPTGAELCSIINKENGLEHIWQGDPTIWKGHAPVLFPIVGNLKDDEFIFEGNAYSMPRHGIFRHSNAIELIEQTTDRLTFSFKYSEETLKQYPFKFEFQLSYILTENTVEVKHEVINLDSKPIYFSVGAHPAFNLPLFEGEEYQDYYLEFDKKLDLKTYLLSPEGLVSEETEEIISDSETIQLHKDLFLKDALIFKDISSKNVVLMSKKHGPVLEVNYPDFKNLGLWSKPGADYVCIEPWLGIADGVNTKKDLKTKEDINKLMPSETFNASYSIAIK; from the coding sequence ATGTATAGTTTAGAGAATAAAAAACTAAGCTTAAAAGTAAAACCTACAGGAGCAGAATTGTGCTCTATTATCAATAAGGAAAACGGATTGGAACATATCTGGCAAGGAGACCCAACTATTTGGAAAGGCCATGCCCCTGTACTATTTCCAATTGTAGGCAATCTTAAAGATGATGAATTTATTTTTGAAGGCAACGCTTATTCTATGCCTCGTCACGGAATCTTTAGGCATAGCAATGCTATAGAACTTATTGAGCAAACAACAGATCGCTTAACCTTTAGTTTTAAATATTCTGAAGAAACTTTAAAACAATATCCCTTTAAGTTTGAATTTCAGCTGAGTTATATTCTTACAGAGAATACCGTTGAAGTAAAACATGAAGTTATCAATTTAGATAGCAAACCTATTTATTTTTCTGTTGGCGCTCATCCAGCTTTCAATCTTCCGCTATTCGAAGGTGAAGAATATCAAGATTATTATCTGGAATTCGATAAGAAATTAGATCTTAAAACTTACTTATTAAGTCCGGAAGGTTTGGTTTCCGAAGAAACAGAAGAGATTATTTCTGATAGCGAAACAATACAATTACATAAAGATCTTTTTTTAAAAGATGCCTTGATCTTTAAAGATATCAGCTCCAAAAATGTGGTTTTGATGAGTAAGAAGCATGGACCAGTTCTAGAAGTTAATTATCCAGATTTTAAGAATTTAGGCTTGTGGTCAAAACCGGGAGCAGATTATGTGTGTATAGAACCTTGGTTAGGAATTGCCGATGGAGTAAATACCAAGAAGGATCTAAAAACAAAAGAAGACATTAATAAATTAATGCCTTCTGAAACTTTTAATGCTTCCTATTCGATCGCTATCAAATAG